ATAAAGGTAATAAACTAAAATTCCTAAATTAAACATAATCTTAATTTTAATCGGAAACTCCGCCTCTCTCTCCCACGACTAACGGGAGAAAATCTCCAAATTAAACCTAACCGTAATTTTATTCGTTGATTCCTTGGTTCTTGAACAAGTTTAATTGAAGTAACATGGATGTGTATGAGTATGAATATGAACAGTGTTAAGAATATGGCTCATCTGTTTTCTCGAGCAAATTGTTAATTTTGGGGAATGATCTTTTTTGGGAATTTCGTTATGATTTGATTAATCAATGCTCAGCCTGTAACAATACGTGTATTAATATAAGAAGAAGAGTCTTACGGTTCCCATAAACCACATGTGGTATAGATATGCATAATAGAAGAAGATTGTGAAAATTACAAGAAACGCTATAGAAAAATTATGGTTTGATAAAGAAGAAAAAGTTAAATCAATTTTTAATTATTTTTTTGACAAAGAAATCGGTCTCTACATATTTTAGGAAAGTTAGAAGATTAGTGTTAAAATATTTTTAAGATTAGTTTTAAAATATTTTTAAGATTAGTTTTAAAATATTTTTATAACTAAACTTTCAAAAATTTTGGAAATTTGATTTTTTTTATCCGTTGAATGTACTTTCTACTCTGCGTAGAAACCAAACAACAATTTCGTAAGCAGATTCTAATATATGTAGCCTTTTGAATTGTGTGCAAATTTCGTATTCCTGGAATTTTAGAATTGTTCACAAATGTAAGCTGCATTCAGAAAAAACGTAGATACCTTTACAATGCGTAGACTTTACATTCTTCATATTTAGAATTTTATCTAAAAGTAGAATATTAGTTATAGAGAAAGTAGATTAACTTGTCTAACTTGAAATTCGATTTCTATCAAATCATTTTTTCGTAGAAGATGAAATCTAATTTTCGTAGAACATAATTTAAAATTTTAATTTAACAAGGTTTTCAGCCAAAAAAATATGAGTTTGTGTATATAGGTATTTCATGATTGTTTTTATTGTTTTTATAATTTTTTGAATCATAAAACTATTTATTTCATCAAGTTTGAAAAAATAGAAAGGATAAAATTGACAAAAAAAAAATTATACCAAAGAAACACAGATGCTGTTTTCTTCTTATTTTGGCAAATTTTCCATTTTTACCATAGATATACGTAGAAAAAAAAATTACTCCATGTTGCCAAGGGCCCAACATTCTTTTGAGCCGGGTCTAGATGCAGAACAAGAGACTTGAGATGAGGGCTTATTTTCGCACCACCACAATCACGAGTTTTATTAGTGTCATGCCAAAAAAGAAATGGGTTTGAATGTAAAGTACACGCACAAATAAATACATCAAACACACTATGTATGTATTTAGGGTCCCACCAATTAGTGTACATTACCTGAAAAAACAATTTGGGCTCGAAGATAATACCCAATATAATTAGTAATTATAGGCCAACTTTGAAAAATTGAATTTCTGTTAGAAAAAAACAAAACCTGGTGGTGGTTCCCTCCTCTTCTTGCCGCACACTCTCAATCAAATGGCGCGTAAAAAGCTAGTCTTCTAAAAAATCTCAGATACATCACTTCCAAATCAAGTTCAAAGTCCCTCCTATTCACACACTTCATATAAACTTCTTCAGTTCTTCCTCAATTCCATCTTTCTCCTCTTTCTTTCTCTCTCTAGTTCTTACATTAATGGCGGTTCTAAATCCAAAACCTCAAAACAACAACAAAGAGAATGTCTCACACTCAAAGATGAACACCATATCTGTCAAAGTCCCTCTTGATTCTTCTTCATCCATTGACAAAGACAAAATCCAAATTAGAATCAGAAGAAGACAGCCTCTGAAAGACATCACAAATCTCTTTGTCTCAGCATCACCATTGCCCTCTTCGCCCACTCTATCATTTGATCCCAAGTGCATTAAGGGAAGATCTGGTGTTGGTCTCAAGACTGCTGCTACTTCTTCTAAATTATCTTGTAGAAATTTTAGATGATTTTCTTATTTTGTAATTGGTATCTATCGATACCATGCCATTAACATTCATGTACCCAACACACAAGATATAGTTCCATATAAGTCTTTCTGGGTATTTTATTCTTTAAATTTGATATTATTTCTTATTCGTTTCGATTCGAAAAATCTAGATATCTATACTTATCCGGAGCAAAAACAAATATTAAGAATCAATACCGGAACAAATTGTCACGCCCGAGATGTTCAAGGAAGAAAATACCGAGATGTTCTTTTGTTACTTGGATGGTGGCTCTCGCTAGGCTTCCCACCAGGGATCGGCTTGCTTCGTGGGGCATGAACGTTCCAACGCAGTGTGTTCTTTGTCTCTTCGGAACAGAGTCTCATTCTCATCTTTTCTTTCAATGTCCTTTTGTTGCAGCAATTTGGGCTAAGTTCTCTGCCAGTCCAGTTCTGCTTGCTCCAGTCTCTATCCAAGCGCTTGCTGGTGTTATTGCTCATCCCCAACTCGCTGGAGTTGCTGGTATGGATGCTGTGCTGAAGCTTATATTGCAGGTAATTGTGTATTGCATCTGGCAGGAGCGTAACGTGCGCATCTTCCAGCAAGTCTCTACATCAGTTGCTGAAGTCTTCTCTCGGGTGGACCGTCTCATCAAGGACCGCCTGCTTGCCATCAGTCGTCACGCCCAACCTCCGCCATCGCCTTCGTTGCTCCTGCTCTATCTCTCTTTGTTGCCAGCGGGTCTGTAATTCTTGCTCTGTTGTCTTTGCTCTCTCTTATTTTCTTGTAATAAGTGGTTTGCCACAATTCTAAAAAACTGAAAATCTTGGTATAAATCTTAACATTTAAACCAAAAAAAAAAATACCGGAACAAATCGAAAATAATAAATTTTAGGAGGCGGATATCCGCTCCGCTTCGTCTTATTTACAAATAAATGAATATCTATAATTAAATATAGAGTTTAAAATTTAAAATTTTATATGATTATTATTTTAACATATAATTTATATTAATTTTATTCACAAAATTACTTATAAAATTATTAAATTAAGACAATAATATAAAACTACAATTTTCATAAATTTTGTATGTTTTATAAATAATTGATTAGTTTTTGAAATTAACGGATCATATACCTCCATTAATTTATACTTGTTATTTTATATTTTATAAAAATATGTTTTGAAAACGACTTTTAGATTTACTTGTATTAAGTATCGTGAATGAAATATCTTTAAATATTTGTAAATATCTTTAAATATTTGCAAATATCTATAACTTTTTGAATATCTGGTTTTCTGGATATTCATAGCTTTTCGGAGCAAAGCAATTCAGAAGTTTATATATCCTTTAAATACAAATCAAATCACAAATAATGAGAATTTTGCTATTATTTGCTTCATGCCCACCTCTTACATATGAGTATACTGGTTTACTATTTTTGCAGAATTTATTTTACAGCATCAGAATAATTATGTTTCTAACTTCGATAGATGGAACTGTATTTACATGTGAATTGTGATATGCTTTGTTTTTTTAACTAGGAATATTTGAGATAGAGATAAAGTTAGTGACTGTAATTTCAACCCAACTGAGAAGTCAACCGAATTCAACTGTAAATTAATATGTCGTTAACTTTTTCAGTAGATAAAACATATATATATATAGATATATTTACTTTAAAATGAATTATTATTATTATTCAATAATTTTATATGAGTTATATACTTATTTTAACCTTTTCAATGCTTAAGAGTAGTAGACTTATTTTCAGCTGGTAGATTTATTTTTAAATTTTTTTGTTTGTTTATGTAGTATACATGTTGTAGATTTACTAATGAACGTGTTATTTGTATTTTTTGATGATTATGGTATCCAGATGTCTTCAAAAGAGATCTGACTATCGACTAATGACCACCGTCCACCGGAAATCTGGGTATAGCCTGTCGAGGAGTCCGCCGAAGGCATCCAGAGGAGCTGGTGATCACCCCGTGTTAATCCACCAGTGGTCACACACAGCTTAGACATGGACTTCTTCGTATTGGACCCAAAGATTCCTCAAGATAATCACCACAAATCTATCAGCAGCCGTGTTTCGAACTATACACATGTCGGGTAAAACCCTAAAGTGTGACTTTTCTATTTGCTAATAGACCATTAACGCGTGGTTATGTTATTTGTATTTTCTGTCAGATTTTGCTCTATTTTAAAGAAATATACATATATAAATCATTTTTTGTCAGATAGTGAGCCTATTTCATATGTAAATGTCACTAACATGATGTAGTGATTTACTGATGTGTTGCATAGTATTTTGGTCAGACATTTTGCTGACACCGTTTTTGTTGAAACCTGGATTTGGATAAGAAAATGCTTCAGTTAACAAAAACGTATTACAGTATAACAAGTGTGATTAGTTGGAAACTTATCCTTCAATTAAATTACTCAACCTCACCTTGTGGAATCGTAAGCTACACTTACCATCCCCTGACAAATGCAATAAACATTATAATACATTTTCTCGATTATTTTGGCTGAAACTTTTTTGAATATTCTTCCTTGTAATGAAATCTCCTGATGAATCAAATGAATGAATATAAATATCGAAAATCTCCGACTCCCCAATCCAAAACTAATACAAACCCTGAAGTGCTCTTAGCCTTTGACTTCATTTTCATATTTTACTCCTTTCCTTTTTCTTTTCTATCTTATTGGATTTTCATGAATCACTCTTCTCGTCCATTGTCAATTTGTCACTACCTCGTCCATTGTCAA
The DNA window shown above is from Brassica oleracea var. oleracea cultivar TO1000 chromosome C3, BOL, whole genome shotgun sequence and carries:
- the LOC106334429 gene encoding uncharacterized protein LOC106334429, which translates into the protein MAVLNPKPQNNNKENVSHSKMNTISVKVPLDSSSSIDKDKIQIRIRRRQPLKDITNLFVSASPLPSSPTLSFDPKCIKGRSGVGLKTAATSSKLSCRNFR
- the LOC106330995 gene encoding uncharacterized protein LOC106330995 — its product is MVALARLPTRDRLASWGMNVPTQCVLCLFGTESHSHLFFQCPFVAAIWAKFSASPVLLAPVSIQALAGVIAHPQLAGVAGMDAVLKLILQVIVYCIWQERNVRIFQQVSTSVAEVFSRVDRLIKDRLLAISRHAQPPPSPSLLLLYLSLLPAGL